The genomic region ACGTACACGACCTGGCCGCCGTCGAGCACCGACACCGAGCTGGACTCGCCGACCTCGGCCGACAACCGCTTTAGGTGCGGCTGCGCCACCTCCGGCAGCGACTGGCTGGACAGGTAGGCGTACCCCAGCTCCAGCACCCGGGCGGTCAGCGCGAACTGCTTGCCGTCGGTGCGCACGTATCCCAGGTCCACCAGGGTCAGCAGGAACCGCCGCGCGGCGGCCCTGGTCATCCCGGTCTCCCTGGCCACCTCGCTGAGGGTGAGCTCCGGCCGGTCGGGCCCGAACGCGGTGATCACCGCCAGCCCGCGCGCCAGCGACTGCACGTGGTGCGCGCCCCACTCCGCCTGGTCCATCTCACTCCTGCTCACGCCTGCAACACCACGGCCAAGCCCTGCCCGACCCCGATGCACAGTGTGGCAAGCCCCCAACCACCACCGGCCCGCCGCAGCCGGTAGGCCAGCTGCGCGAGCAACCGACCGCCCGAGGCGCCCAGCGGGTGGCCCAGCGCGATCGCCCCGCCGTCGGCGTTGACGATCTCCGGGTCCAGCTCCGGCCAGGCCCGCAGGCAGGCCAGCGCCTGCGCCGCGAACGCCTCGTTCAGCTCGACCGCGGTCAGGTCCGACCAGCCGATCCCGGCCCGCCGCAACGCGATCTCCGCCGCCCGCACCGGCCCCAGCCCGAACACATCCGGATCCACCCCGGCCGCGCCCCGACCCGCGATCCTGGCCAACGGCGTCACGCCAAGCCGTCGCGCAGCAGCCTCATCGCCAAGCAACAAGGCCGAAGCGCCGTCGTTCAGCGGTGAGGAGTTCCCCGCCGTGACTGTCCCTTGTGGACGGAACACCGGCTTCAGTCCGGCCAGCTTGGCCGCCGTCGTATCGGCCCGGATGCTCTCATCTCGCGCCAGCTCCACACCCGGCACCGCCACCACGTGGTCGTCGTAGTGCCCCGCCTCCCAGGCCGCCGCGGCCAGCCGATGGCTGCGCAACGCGAACTCGTCCTGACTCGCTCTGTCCACTGTGGACTGATCGGCCAGGATCTCGGTGCTCTCGCCCAGCGACACCGTCCACTGCCGTGGCATCACCGGATTCACCATCCGCCACCCCAGCGTCGTGGAGTGCAAGGTCGCGTCAGCGGCGGGGAAACCCTTGGCGGGCTTGGGCAACACCCACGGGGCCCGGCTCATCGACTCGACCCCGCCGACGGCCACCAGTGACGCGTCACCCACCGCGATCATCCGCGAGGCGTGCATCGCCGCGTCCAGGCTCGACCCGCACAGCCGGTTCACCGTGGTCCCCGGCACCGAGGTGGGCCACCCGGCCAGCAGCGCGGCCATCCGCGCCACGTTCCGGTTGTCCTCACCGGACTGGTTGGCCGCCCCGAAGACCACCTCGTCGACCTCGCCCGGATCAAACCCGGTCCGCTCGGTCAACGACCGCAACACCAGTGCCGCCAGGTCATCCGGCCGAACTCCCGACAGCGCACCGCCGTGCCGCCCGAACGGGGTCCGCAGGCCGTCCAGCAGGAACACCTCGGTCATGACCGCCCCTTCAGCTCCCGCAACGCCGCCAGTTCCGCCGCGGTCGGCGCGGGCGTCTCGCTCAGCTCGGGGGAGACCCGCAGTTCCCACCCGGTGGCGGCGCGCACCTGCTCCACGGAAACACCCGGATGCACCTGGGTCAGCGTGAGCTCCCGCGTCTCCGGATCCGGCCGCAGCACGCCAAGATCCGTGATCACCGTCGTCGGCCCGGCCCCGGTCAACCCCAACCGCTCCCGAGCGCCCGCGCCCCGCCCGTGTCCGACCGAGGTCACGAAGTCCACCCGCTCGACGAAGCTGCGCCGGGTCTGCCGCACCACCACGAAGACCTCCCGGCAGGACGCCGCGATCTCCGGCGCGCCACCGGCTCCAGGCAGCCGCACCTCGGGGTTCCGGTAGTCCCCGACCACGGTCGTGTTGATGTTGGCGAACCGGTCGAGCTGCGCCGCGCCCAGGAAACCCACATCAATCCGCCCGGGCTGCAACCAGTAGTTGAACACCTCGGGCACGCTGATCACCGCATCCGCGGTCTCACCGAGGATGCCGTCCCCGATCGAGGCGGGCAGCCGGTCCGGCTTGGACCCCAGGGTGCCCGACTCGTAGATCAGCACCAGCTCCGGCGCATGC from Crossiella sp. CA-258035 harbors:
- a CDS encoding thiolase family protein, coding for MTEVFLLDGLRTPFGRHGGALSGVRPDDLAALVLRSLTERTGFDPGEVDEVVFGAANQSGEDNRNVARMAALLAGWPTSVPGTTVNRLCGSSLDAAMHASRMIAVGDASLVAVGGVESMSRAPWVLPKPAKGFPAADATLHSTTLGWRMVNPVMPRQWTVSLGESTEILADQSTVDRASQDEFALRSHRLAAAAWEAGHYDDHVVAVPGVELARDESIRADTTAAKLAGLKPVFRPQGTVTAGNSSPLNDGASALLLGDEAAARRLGVTPLARIAGRGAAGVDPDVFGLGPVRAAEIALRRAGIGWSDLTAVELNEAFAAQALACLRAWPELDPEIVNADGGAIALGHPLGASGGRLLAQLAYRLRRAGGGWGLATLCIGVGQGLAVVLQA
- a CDS encoding CoA-transferase subunit beta; translation: MSECSADEMMTVAASRALRDGVRCFVGIGLPSTAANLARLTHAPELVLIYESGTLGSKPDRLPASIGDGILGETADAVISVPEVFNYWLQPGRIDVGFLGAAQLDRFANINTTVVGDYRNPEVRLPGAGGAPEIAASCREVFVVVRQTRRSFVERVDFVTSVGHGRGAGARERLGLTGAGPTTVITDLGVLRPDPETRELTLTQVHPGVSVEQVRAATGWELRVSPELSETPAPTAAELAALRELKGRS